ACCTTCATCATCTAATATAAATCATAcaaaatttggaaaaattctATGCCACAAGATTTACCATCTCTACCCGAAATACAATAGTCAATATTTTTCATAACTTTTATTTGAATCTGtcttttgttggttgtttggtttctgttttttgtttatgctTAGTTTGGTTTTGCTCgttaaacaatttaattagtgAAATTATCGTACATCGTCGTTAAAAGTCATAAATTGTGGTGTATACGATGTGTATAGTATGTACTTTAGATTAGTTTATTtaagtttagtttagtttataCATCGATTTATAGATCTCGTCGGCTAACTCTGTTGCATTCTGCCAAGTGCAAtgaaacatttatttatgtatttatatttattataattattatgtatttataattCTCGAATGTGCTAGCTTTTAGCTGCCCATCGAAACGCAATTGTTGCTGtctgtcaaaaaaaaaacacacacatttaaaattaacggttatattatattatattatgtaACAAATAGTTTAAAGCGTATTCAAAGTATACATTAAGTACAATAGTTTAGTTCTTTGGTTTACATTTGCctacaattacaattaaataCAAATCGTTAAAGTAATCGcctagaaaaaaaacacatttcgtTTCATAGAAGTTGGTTTTTTTATCTTCTGTTTCGTTTatgtaattaatttatgttgagcgcatatttaattttactaacacttttctttgggttttctGTAGTATGCATAGAGTGAAACACGAAGTTTTTTGCCACAATCCTGTGCctaaacatttaatttaattttattaaattcaatttcatgTTTGTTCTCTTGTGTGGaacgatatatgtatgtatgtatgtatgtattatacGAGtacacgtatgtatgtatgtttttttcttcttcgaTTTCATTGCATAATTTTGATGTGGGACTTGCTTGTGGCCAGTTGCCCCTTCGCATGAGTATCTAACGGGTTTACATCTATACGCCAAATACAGTTTTACTCGCGTCTCGAAAGatcagagagacagaaagagagtcAGTGGCCCCTGAATGCCAAAGAAAGGAAACCAAATATGTGCTCAGATTTTCTGTGATCAATCGATGTGGGTATCTCCTTGCCAATGATTTTGTTTCCAGCCAGTTCTctttctttcactctctctacTTTAAGTTTGGCACAAACTCTGAGTAATGCTCTACctctccgttccgttccgttccgttgcGTTCCGTCCAGTCCGCTCCTTACTTCATGCCCAGCAGCCGCTTGAAGGCCCGCCTATAGTCCAGGTTAAAGATGGTATAGATGACCGGATTCAGGCCGGAGTTGATGTAGCCCAGCCAGGTGATGAAGTTCTTGAACTTGTCGCTGGGACAGCAGCTCTGGCAGAACGGCAGGATGACATACATGAGGAAGAAGGGCAGCCAGCAGATGACGAAGACGCCCATGATGATGCCCAGGGTACGGGCTGCCCGCCGCTCCTTGGACAGTGAGATCTTCTGTTTCTCCTCGATGAACTGGTTCACGCCGCTGGGCTTCTTCTGCAGCGGTGCGGCGGCCACTGCACCGGCGCCAGTCGATGATTGGGGCGGTGTCAGCTTGAGCGAGGTCTGCTCCTCCGCCTGGGTCACACAGACCTGCGaataaaaaaccaatcaaTCACTGCTCGCTGGATCTACGAAAACTTCAGCTAAACTAAAACCCCAAATTGGGCGAAGCTTGTGCCTCACCTGAATGCAGCCTTTGGGATCGCTGCCGCTCTCCGTGCTAATCTCTGCATCAGATTTTCCTGCAGCattgccgccgccactgccgccagccggcaggagctgctgctcgccATGGGGCTCGCAGGTGGACGCGGACTGGGACTTGCGACCACCCCGGGCCTTGCCGTgcttgatggagtccttaaTCTTGGACCGACGCGACTTCttcaccagcaccaccacatGTTGCTGCTGATCGTTGGTGGTGGCCGTCTTCGAGCCCTCCTGCTGGCCATGGGTCTCGCTGCTGATGCTCTCCTGGTCGTTCTGGATCATGGGCGTGGAGAAGTTGGCCCGGTCCCGGCCGCAGCAGAGCCAATTGGTGAGAGCGCGAGACTTCGAGGAGGAGGCTGCAGCCGGCGAGGAGTTGGTGATGGGCTCCAGCTCCGTGGACTTGAGGGCAATCGTGTTCAGCTTGGTGGCCTTGGCCCGCTCCCGCAGCCGTCGCCGCGTGGCCACAAAGATCTCGATGTAGACAATCGTCATGATGGCAAGCGGTATGAAGAACGAGCCCAGCGAGGAGTAGATGACGTAGCCCCGTTGCGAGGTGAGCTCGCAGGGCGTGGCGCTGGTGAACTCGTCGGGCCAATCGTTCCAGCCGATCAGCGGCGGACTGCTGATCACCAGCGAAAGCACCCACACGCCGGAGATCAGGAGCAGGACGCGGCCCACTGTCCGCTTCTGGGCATAGTTAATGGGATCGGTTATGGCCCAGTAGCGGTCCAGGGCAATGGCGCACAGATTGAGGATGGAGGAGGTGCAGCAGAGCACGTCGCAAGTCAGCCAGAGCTTGCACAGGTGTATGCCGAACTCCCAGCGTCCCAGGATCGAGTAGGCCACGTTGAacggcagcaccagcagggCCACCGTCAGGTCGGCCACCGCCAGCGAAACGATGAAGAAGTTTTGGACAATCCGCAGCGGCTTGTACGTGAACACACTGAGAATAACCAGGATATTTCCTATAATGGTTAGCACGATAATTATCGACAGAACCAGTGCGGTCAGCAGAGCCTCCCACTCTGGGACGGCCAGCTGCAGGCCGAGAATGCTGGCATGCAGCTCCTCCACGGCACCGCCGCCACATTCCTCCGATTCGCCCGGACTAGTGCCCGCCGTCGTTGTCAGCGCAGCTGCCACTGTGGTCAGCCCCTCCACCAGCGAGCCGGATATATTGGCTGCTGTTTCCGTGGCTGATGCGCCCCGTCCGCTGATTTCGTccgcctggctgctgctggcgccggtggcggtggcggtggcggcagcggcggcggcggctgcagcggcagcggcagcactgACAACAGTTACCGATTTCGTCGATccgccggctgctgctgctgctgctgcttccggCGCTGTGCTGACAGCGGCTGCCGCGGTAAaagccgccgctgccaccgttGTGGTGACATTTATGAACAAGATTTGATCTGCCGATGGCATTTTGGCATtgcctgtcctgtcctgtcctgtcctgttctgtcctgtcctgtcctgcccagcccagccctgcCCACCAGCGCTCGGATCACTCTTACATGCGTCCTTCAAGGGTGTGGGAGAGGGGGAGTAGCGGGGTTGGAATGTATGGGTGGTGTCCTGCAAAGAGAAATGGCGTGAAAAACAGGATTAATGTGGCTGCAACTTTCAACGCAGAGAGGATGTGGGTCAGACATTTGAAAATCCAAAGTACTACAATCCGAATTCGTTTCCCAGTAAACGCCCCCCAATGGCCTCTTTGGCTCAGTCGGAAGTTTTCAGCcgtcagccatcagccatttgccatcagccatcagcgaTGGGGAAAAAGTTTTGTCATTGCAAATGTGAAGGACTCAAGCACAAGGCAATCAGGATCATGTCAAATCCAAATTATTTACAACTTGTCAATAAGCATGCAAAGATTCCCTCACAATTTCCAGCCAAGACAGTTGAATGATGGGACCACCAGTCCCAGTCGAACGGAAACCGAAACGGAACCGGAATGGAaccgaaacggaacggaacagaacggaacggaacagcaCATGGATAGAGCTGAAACCGGGGCAAAAAGGTCAAGTTGATGGGGCATCCTTTGAGGTTCGGGGCAGCTACACTTGTCAATCCGATGGAATCCGCGACCAGAAGGTTATTAACAATTTAAATGACGCATCTTCTCGCATTTAACTCTGGGTTGGATGAAATATTTAGaagtaattaaaaatgtgCAGCCCCGAAGTACTCAAGGAAGGACTCAGCTGTCTGGGATGGGACTGGGAATCTAAGTAAACGGTTTTCCCGAGAAGATACTCGAAGGGTGTTGCGCACAATAGCTTGTTGATCCCTTCCCCACCGCCCCCTCATCAATAAGAACCCACTGCTCACCCCATAATCATCCAATAATTGTTGCTCTGCTCTCGCCGGTCCTCTCCCACTTGACACTTCTATATCCGTTAAGCTCTTCCCAAGTTTACCCAAGGCATaccacccccgcccccgccacaGCCCCCACCCCCGCTCCTAGTGATGGCAGTTGAAAGAACATTAATCAAAATAACCCGCTCATAAACTGAACACTCCGAGGGAgcaggaagagagagagggggagagagaggaaggaaCAACTTTGAAGCAAACATTTCCATTCagccaaaaattgttttgagtttttttttgttgttttgtttttcgccGCGCCatgggaggggggtggggggagggggggggggccctgAACCCTGAATCCCACCTTGATTTCTGTCGGCAAATGTAAAGCTTTTAGCTCGGGTTGTGGGCGGAAGGCCGTTCTTTGGATAGGAGGCAGGCAGCGGATATTTTTGTACAAACAGATGGGGGAAAAAGTTTTAAGCGATTTTTAGTTGGTTACCTGGCCAAGATTTGAACAAGATATCGGGCACGAGTTGAAGGGGGTGAACCCCACCAGATCGCTGAGTGGGGGGCCTTAAAGAGCATTTCCCTATCATTGATGGAACCCAGGCGacatatataattaaataaatcttGGGCTGAGGACGGGGAGCGgcctgttttgtttttgagaCTGTCCTGGCCGCCGGGCGATAAGCTTATTACAAAGCCCCTGATTACGGCTCCCCCACGACTGCTACTCTTTTCATGTGAGTGGGTGTCGATGTGCGGGTGTGGCAACAGCTTAGGATAGTTTTGGCCCTGACTCGGGCctgggctcgggctcgggctcgggcccAGTGCCTTGGAATGGGGTAAAAGTTTTTTGAACTCGCATGCAGTCGCCTGCAAAGGATGCGGCGACCTTGACTTGACCAGATTTCTCTGCCATACATTTGAATACACATATCCTGCGCGTATGTATGGGCATGTCCTTTTTGGCAAACTTGTCATTaccatttgtgtgtgtgtgcgtgtgtgtgtgtgtgcgtggatGTGGGAAAACCACTGCTGGGGATAGAAAAGTTTTGCACGTTTGGGCAGAAAACAGAAATCGAGAATCGCTGGCGAAATCAAATGGAATATTTAAGGGTTTTCCTTACATCTGCCCCCCCTCCTCGCCCCCTCGAAAGAGTATCCCCGCTTCGTTGAGGCGATCTTTTTGTTTTATCCAATTTTCTGCCGTGTCATGCTCATTAAATATGCAAGAGTTCCGGCGTATCTGCAAGATACACGCATCCTAACACCACCCACAGCGAGCACTGCCCGTCTTATTTATAGCCCACATTAGGCACTTGGCCATCTAAAAATACTGGAACCCCCccccaaaagaaagaaaaaaaaaagacgagAGACGGGCAGGCGA
The sequence above is a segment of the Drosophila pseudoobscura strain MV-25-SWS-2005 chromosome X, UCI_Dpse_MV25, whole genome shotgun sequence genome. Coding sequences within it:
- the Oct-TyrR gene encoding tyramine/octopamine receptor; the protein is MPSADQILFINVTTTVAAAAFTAAAAVSTAPEAAAAAAAGGSTKSVTVVSAAAAAAAAAAAAATATATGASSSQADEISGRGASATETAANISGSLVEGLTTVAAALTTTAGTSPGESEECGGGAVEELHASILGLQLAVPEWEALLTALVLSIIIVLTIIGNILVILSVFTYKPLRIVQNFFIVSLAVADLTVALLVLPFNVAYSILGRWEFGIHLCKLWLTCDVLCCTSSILNLCAIALDRYWAITDPINYAQKRTVGRVLLLISGVWVLSLVISSPPLIGWNDWPDEFTSATPCELTSQRGYVIYSSLGSFFIPLAIMTIVYIEIFVATRRRLRERAKATKLNTIALKSTELEPITNSSPAAASSSKSRALTNWLCCGRDRANFSTPMIQNDQESISSETHGQQEGSKTATTNDQQQHVVVLVKKSRRSKIKDSIKHGKARGGRKSQSASTCEPHGEQQLLPAGGSGGGNAAGKSDAEISTESGSDPKGCIQVCVTQAEEQTSLKLTPPQSSTGAGAVAAAPLQKKPSGVNQFIEEKQKISLSKERRAARTLGIIMGVFVICWLPFFLMYVILPFCQSCCPSDKFKNFITWLGYINSGLNPVIYTIFNLDYRRAFKRLLGMK